One Spinacia oleracea cultivar Varoflay chromosome 4, BTI_SOV_V1, whole genome shotgun sequence DNA segment encodes these proteins:
- the LOC130472124 gene encoding uncharacterized protein, translating to MRQHLDSLILRGGRLLQQFVVDNCVKMQANNLRWIALNQDKIRADLYKGLEDSLHAGEHNTENVGRRTILPSSLVGSPRDMHQRYQDAMALVHKFGKPDIFLTMTCNPSWPEIQSELLAGQVPNDRPDLLTRVFHAKLEELKKDVLERGVLGTVVAYVYVIEFQKRGLPHVHMLLILDQNDKLTTPDDFDKIVRAVIPDEQQEPKLYKAVLKHMIHGPCGVLNHKSPCMKQGSCKKGFPKEFSNDTKQGNDSYPLYRRPQDRPAVPLRENSRVRVDNRWVVPYNPFLLLKYDCHINIEICSSIKCVKYLYKYIHKGSDRVSMEVHNGDEIAQYVDARWICAPEAMWKLYKFPMTRICPAVDRLQVHLPNMHQVRFEGNQQISSVLANPRNSKTMLTEFFKMNSVDPNARKYLYREFPEHYRWLTSSREWQKRKSTQRVMGRLYVASPLEGERFYLRMLLNHVRERTSFEHLRTINGVTHPTFRAAAEALGLIENDESIRQCLLEACSVRMPSALRRLFATILVYYQPTGLRALWDEFFPYMVEDYPASNTTSNSVFLTNKLLQDIDRLLSSLRKRISDYTELPSLPECTDYIDELPSIMEEYFSVPVPDEDLACVGTLNSDQQVAYDTIMNAVISKAGCSFFVDGPGGTGKTFLYRALLATVKSTGEIAIPTATSGIAATLLHQGRTSHSTFQLPLNPDSSSTCSFTKRSKTAILLKNSAIIVWDEAPMTHRYQFEAVDRSLKDLMGNDLPFGGKIIVFGGDFRQVLPVVRNGTRAQMIDASFVRSPMWRHIRILRLRENMRSIDDNGFANFLLSVGNGNEPTVSDQMIRLPTAMIIPTVADSSIEALIDQIFPSLSEHVGDGNFIVERAIITPLNEDADRINNKVVEKFLGEGKTYYSFDSVPEDKRNLYQQEFLNSISASGLPPHALTLKPGVPLMLLRNIDPKHGLCNGTRLLCHSLKDNFIDAEILTGHSRGNIVFLPRIPLKTAEDIKLPFEMVRKQFPVKLSFALTINKSQGQTIPHVGIYLPDHVFSHGQLYVALSRGISENTTKIVVEKGKVQGCEGIFTKNIVYKEVLLSYD from the exons ATGCGGCAACATCTTGATTCTCTAATCTTAAGAGGCGGTCGTCTACTGCAACAATTTGTTGTCGATAACTGTGTGAAAATGCAAGCCAATAATTTGAGGTGGATTGCACTCAACCAAGATAAGATACGTGCTGATTTGTACAAGGGTTTAGAGGATTCTTTACATGCTGGAGAGCATAACACAG AAAATGTTGGACGACGGACCATACTACCGTCTTCATTAGTTGGAAGTCCAAGAGATATGCACCAGAGGTATCAAGATGCCATGGCATTGGTTCATAAGTTCGGCAAGCCCGATATATTTCTTACAATGACATGCAATCCATCTTGGCCAGAGATACAATCAGAATTGTTGGCCGGACAAGTTCCAAACGATCGTCCAGATCTGCTGACACGGGTTTTTCATGCTAAACTTGAAGAGTTGAAAAAGGATGTTCTAGAAAGGGGCGTCCTCGGAACGGTTGTTGCTTATGTATATGTGATTGAATTCCAAAAGAGGGGTCTTCCACATGTTCATATGTTATTAATTCTTGATCAAAATGACAAGCTAACCACTCCGGATGACTTTGATAAGATTGTGAGAGCAGTGATTCCTGATGAACAACAAGAACCAAAATTGTATAAGGCAGTTCTTAAACACATGATTCATGGCCCATGTGGTGTTCTCAACCACAAATCCCCGTGTATGAAACAAGGAAGTTGTAAGAAAGGATTCCCTAAGGAATTCTCCAATGATACAAAGCAAGGCAATGACTCATATCCTCTTTACCGTCGTCCACAAGATCGTCCAGCAGTACCGTTGCGTGAGAATTCACGAGTTCGTGTAGATAATCGGTGGGTAGTCCCATATAATCCATTTTTGCTCTTAAAGTACGATTGTCACATCAATATTGAGATATGCAGCAGCATCAAGTGTGTCAAATATCTGTATAAGTACATCCATAAGGGTTCAGATAGAGTTTCAATGGAAGTTCATAACGGAGATGAGATTGCACAATATGTCGATGCACGGTGGATTTGTGCACCCGAAGCTATGTGGAAACTTTACAAATTCCCCATGACTAGAATCTGTCCTGCCGTAGATCGTTTGCAGGTTCATTTGCCAAACATGCATCAAGTGAGGTTCGAAGGGAACCAGCAAATCTCAAGCGTGTTAGCGAACCCAAGAAACTCTAAGACGATGCTCACTGAATTTTTCAAGATGAATTCAGTCGATCCAAATGCAAGGAAATATCTTTATCGAGAATTTCCTGAGCATTACAGATGGTTAACGAGTTCACGTGAATGGCAGAAGAGAAAAAGTACACAACGAGTTATGGGTCGATTGTATGTAGCTTCACCATTGGAAGGAGAACGATTTTATTTGAGAATGTTACTCAATCATGTGAGGGAGCGTACATCGTTCGAACATTTAAGAACGATCAATGGCGTCACACACCCTACATTCAGGGCTGCAGCTGAAGCCCTCGGTCTAATCGAAAATGACGAAAGCATTCGTCAATGTCTTTTAGAAGCATGTTCAGTACGAATGCCATCTGCATTACGTCGGTTATTTGCAACCATATTGGTATACTATCAACCAACTGGATTACGAGCACTCTGGGATGAGTTTTTCCCTTACATGGTTGAGGATTATCCAGCCTCAAACACAACAAGTAATTCTGTTTTCCTCACTAACAAACTTTTGCAAGACATAGATAGGTTATTAAGTTCACTTAGAAAAAGGATTTCTGACTACACGGAGTTGCCAAGCTTACCTGAATGTACTGATTACATTGACGAGCTTCCTTCTATCATGGAAGAGTACTTTTCTGTTCCGGTTCCAGATGAGGATTTGGCATGCGTTGGCACTCTCAATAGTGACCAACAAGTTGCATACGACACAATAATGAATGCTGTCATTTCAAAGGCTGGCTGTTCTTTCTTCGTCGATGGTCCTGGGGGAACCGGAAAAACATTTTTATACAGAGCCCTTCTTGCTACTGTAAAGAGTACAGGCGAAATAGCTATCCCCACTGCAACATCTGGAATTGCAGCAACGTTGTTGCACCAGGGAAGAACATCACATTCGACTTTTCAGCTTCCACTTAATCCAGACAGCTCATCAACTTGCTCATTTACCAAACGTTCTAAAACTGCAATTCTCCTAAAAAATTCTGCCATTATCGTATGGGATGAGGCCCCAATGACACACAGATATCAATTTGAAGCTGTTGATCGATCACTCAAGGATTTAATGGGGAATGACTTGCCGTTTGGGGGAAAAATTATTGTGTTCGGTGGTGATTTCAGACAGGTTTTACCGGTGGTTCGAAACGGAACTAGAGCTCAAATGATTGACGCATCTTTTGTCAGGTCCCCTATGTGGAGACATATTCGTATTTTGCGTTTGAGAGAAAATATGagatcaattgatgataacggCTTTGCTAATTTCTTACTCTCTGTTGGGAACGGTAATGAACCTACTGTTTCAGATCAGATGATAAGGTTACCAACTGCCATGATTATACCAACAGTGGCAGATAGTTCGATCGAGGCTTTGATCGACCAAATCTTTCCAAGTTTAAGTGAGCACGTTGGTGATGGAAATTTTATAGTTGAAAGGGCGATCATCACACCCCTGAACGAAGACGCTGATAGAATAAATAATAAGGTTGTCGAAAAGTTTCTCGGAGAAGGAAAAACGTATTATTCGTTTGATTCTGTTCCTGAAGATAAGAGAAATTTGTaccaacaagagtttttgaATTCGATTTCTGCGTCGGGATTGCCTCCCCATGCTCTCACCCTGAAACCTGGGGTACCCTTAATGCTTTTGAGAAATATTGATCCTAAACATGGTCTTTGCAATGGAACACGGTTGCTTTGCCATTCATTAAAGGACAATTTTATTGATGCTGAGATATTAACCGGACATTCTAGGGGGAACATAGTGTTTTTGCCAAGAATTCCCTTGAAAACTGCTGAAGATATTAAATTGCCATTCGAGATGGTCAGAAAGCAATTTCCTGTGAAGTTGAGTTTTGCCTTGACTATCAACAAGTCTCAGGGACAAACTATTCCACATGTTGGGATATACCTCCCCGATCATGTATTTAGCCACGGCCAGCTATATGTGGCATTATCACGAGGAATTTCAGAGAACACGACAAAGATCGTGGTAGaaaagggaaaggttcaaggTTGTGAAGGCATATTCACTAAAAATATTGTGTACAAAGAAGTTTTGTTGTCTTATGATTAG